A DNA window from Setaria viridis chromosome 2, Setaria_viridis_v4.0, whole genome shotgun sequence contains the following coding sequences:
- the LOC117845691 gene encoding uncharacterized protein produces MAGVREEEFDEGDVWDVLLGDHHQGSSAAAEAEALVATPPRNRRVSGGGKDKKKGAAAAERDGVVVSGCRPGKPRSSAPVAIPAAGSRGGGEEEEEDGAEMLLLPPHEWLARKMERMGVASPPDQACRGRSKGRELTKVRDAVLPKTAFSDQ; encoded by the coding sequence ATGGCCGGAGTGCGGGAAGAAGAGTTCGACGAGGGAGATGTATGGGACGTGCTGCTGGGCGATCACCATCAGggcagcagcgcggcggcggaggcggaggcgctcgTGGCGACTCCGCCGAGGAATAGGAGggtcagcggcggcgggaaggacaagaagaagggcgccgccgcggccgagagAGACGGCGTGGTGGTGAGCGGCTGCAGGCCCGGCAAGCCGAGGTCGTCGGCGCCGGTGGCCATCCCGGCGgccggcagccgcggcggcggcgaggaggaggaggaggacggggcggagatgctgctgctgccgccgcacgAGTGGCTGGCGAGGAAGATGGAGCGGATGGGCGTGGCATCGCCGCCGGACCAGGCGTGCAGGGGCCGGAGCAAGGGCCGGGAGCTCACCAAGGTCAGGGACGCCGTGCTCCCCAAGACCGCCTTCTCCGACCAGTAG
- the LOC117846016 gene encoding autophagy-related protein 8A isoform X1, which translates to MAKASFKMEHELEKRLSESARIRDKYPDRIPVIVEKAGKTDVPEIDKKKYLVPADLTVGQFIFVVRKRIKLSPEKAIFVFVKNTLPPTASLMSAIYEENKDEDGFLYMTYSGENTFGSA; encoded by the exons ATGGCCAAGGCTTCCTTCAAGATGGAGCACGAACTAG AAAAGAGGCTATCAGAATCTGCTAGGATCAGGGACAAGTACCCAGACAGAATTCCT GTGATTGTTGAGAAAGCTGGCAAGACTGATGTCCCAGAGATCGATAAAAAAAA GTACCTTGTCCCTGCTGATCTCACCGTCGGCCAGTTTATCTTTGTGGTGAGGAAGAGGATCAAGCTGAGCCCTGAGAAGGCCATCTTTGTCTTTGTTAAGAACACTTTGCCACCAACTG CCTCTCTGATGTCCGCGATCTATGAGGAGAACAAGGACGAGGACGGCTTCCTCTACATGACTTACAGTGGCGAGAACACCTTCGGCTCTGCCTAA
- the LOC117846016 gene encoding autophagy-related protein 8A isoform X2 has product MEHELEKRLSESARIRDKYPDRIPVIVEKAGKTDVPEIDKKKYLVPADLTVGQFIFVVRKRIKLSPEKAIFVFVKNTLPPTASLMSAIYEENKDEDGFLYMTYSGENTFGSA; this is encoded by the exons ATGGAGCACGAACTAG AAAAGAGGCTATCAGAATCTGCTAGGATCAGGGACAAGTACCCAGACAGAATTCCT GTGATTGTTGAGAAAGCTGGCAAGACTGATGTCCCAGAGATCGATAAAAAAAA GTACCTTGTCCCTGCTGATCTCACCGTCGGCCAGTTTATCTTTGTGGTGAGGAAGAGGATCAAGCTGAGCCCTGAGAAGGCCATCTTTGTCTTTGTTAAGAACACTTTGCCACCAACTG CCTCTCTGATGTCCGCGATCTATGAGGAGAACAAGGACGAGGACGGCTTCCTCTACATGACTTACAGTGGCGAGAACACCTTCGGCTCTGCCTAA
- the LOC117844400 gene encoding probable protein S-acyltransferase 7, giving the protein MERSADQERQMQEQHHHGHRRSAGTGGLNGSSSSATRSPMRSACGMLRSLLPSFGFSRGPPLSPSPPARVHQVWPGNNVFFLDGRVICSPDPRGLILSAMALLLSEWIFLDDVVDRSSAHGILVSASSLILLATATVSLLLAATSDPGIIPRNPVSPSEEDGTGAARSAPSRFIVVNGVEMRLNFCRACKINRPPRSSHCAVCDNCVDKFDHHCPLISQCIGLRNYRSYLLLLCSALAFYTFMLTFSVMRIKAKMDSTHAGVFSMVRTLPEPFVLAAFSFMAICVLACLLAFHAFLLAKNTTSHEMEKGRYRSSPNPYDKGAVANIRECLFEKLPPPRIDFRAAAEPNLGQAAGGESEDGELSHSFS; this is encoded by the exons ATGGAGCGCTCCGCTGATCAAGAACGGCAGATGCAAGAACAACACCACCACGGACACCGGAGGAGCGCTGGAACCGGAGGCCTCAACGGTTCTTCGTCCTCTGCGACGCGCAGTCCGATGAGGAGTGCTTGCGGCATGCTCCGATCCCTGCTGCCGTCATTCGGTTTCAGCCGCGGCCCGCCGctttcgccgtcgccgccggcgagggtgcaCCAAGTGTGGCCTGGAAACAAC GTGTTTTTCTTGGATGGCCGCGTGATCTGCAGCCCCGACCCGCGGGGCCTGATCCTGTCAGCCATGGCCCTTCTCCTTTCAGAATGGATTTTCTTGGACGACGTCGTCGATCGGTCGTCGGCGCACGGGATCCTCGTCTCAGCGTCCTCCCTGATCCTATTGGCAACC GCGACTGTAAGTTTGCTACTGGCTGCAACAAGCGACCCCGGAATCATACCAAGAAACCCGGTGTCACCGtctgaagaagatggaacagGTGCTGCCAGAAGTGCTCCGAGCCGGTTCATCGTCGTCAACGGTGTCGAGATGAGGCTGAACTTTTGCCGGGCCTGCAAGATCAACCGCCCTCCGAGAAGCTCCCACTGCGCCGTCTGCGACAACTGCGTCGACAAGTTTGATCACCACTGCCCCTTGATAAGCCAGTGCATAGGACTG AGAAACTACAGATCTTACTTGCTGTTGTTGTGCTCGGCGTTGGCGTTCTACACGTTCATGTTGACGTTCTCAGTGATGAGAATTAAGGCCAAGATGGATAGTACCCATGCAGGAGTCTTCAGTATGGTCAGAACTTTGCCTGAACCGTTCGTTCTCGCAGCATTCAGCTTCATGGCTATCTGCGTCCTTGCGTGCCTTCTGGCCTTCCATGCATTCCTCCTAGCCAAGAACACG ACGAGCCATGAGATGGAGAAAGGAAGGTATCGCAGCTCGCCCAATCCTTACGACAAGGGAGCGGTGGCAAACATCAGGGAGTGCCTGTTTGAGAAGCTGCCGCCTCCTAGAATCGACTTCAGAGCCGCGGCCGAGCCAAACCTGGGtcaggccgccggcggcgagagcgAGGACGGCGAGCTCTCCCACTCCTTCAGCTGA